The proteins below are encoded in one region of Rhododendron vialii isolate Sample 1 chromosome 7a, ASM3025357v1:
- the LOC131332087 gene encoding phospholipase A1-Ibeta2, chloroplastic has protein sequence MPITSLQLPAHNLSTFSARNASFRLRGSPLNPSNRNPSSTSLTVKSAATTESNRTHLSNLEKLLQTDSKPNPIGPVDGSRENRGKGLLEGLNLAAKPNPIGPVDGSQEIKGKGLLEGLNLAARIWPEMKAAEDMSPRHLNRLQRLLSKSPDHSPRNSLGSRWREYHGRDDWSGLLDPLDENLRREVVRYGEFVQAAYHNFHSDPATLADEAPAPRHVAVPDRSYRVTKSLYATSSVGLPKWIDDVAPDLGWMTQRTSCVGYVAVCDDRREIARMGRRDIVIALRGTATCLEWAENVRDLLVPIPDQKNPTHKQPKVECGFLSLYNTRGAHVPSLAESVVDEIHRLMEKYKGETLSITVTGHSLGAALALLVADEVSTCAPNVPPVAVFSFGSPRVGNRGFTDRITARNVKVLRIVNNQDVITRVPGMFVSEGLDRTLRNSSAAPVLDVLDNNMPWAYSHVGTELRVDTRMSPYLKPDADVACCHDLEAYLHLVDGFLSSNCPFRANAKRSLVKLVHEQNSNVKKLYTNRVKALSLNIEREGFPMSSCLPSPS, from the coding sequence ATGCCAATCACTTCATTACAACTTCCGGCCCATAACCTGAGCACATTTTCTGCCAGAAATGCCAGCTTCAGGCTTCGTGGGTCCCCACTGAACCCATCAAACAGAAACCCTTCGTCCACTTCACTCACCGTTAAATCCGCTGCAACCACCGAATCCAATAGAACACATCTATCCAACCTTGAAAAACTACTTCAAACGGATTCCAAGCCAAACCCAATTGGTCCGGTAGATGGCTCACGGGAAAACAGAGGGAAGGGCCTGTTGGAAGGCCTAAACTTGGCGGCCAAGCCAAACCCAATTGGTCCAGTGGATGGCTCACAGGAAATTAAAGGGAAGGGGCTGTTGGAAGGCCTAAACTTGGCGGCCAGAATCTGGCCGGAGATGAAGGCGGCCGAGGACATGTCGCCGCGGCACCTCAACCGGCTCCAGCGGCTGCTATCCAAGTCCCCGGATCATTCCCCGAGGAACAGCCTCGGCAGCCGCTGGCGGGAGTACCACGGCCGCGACGACTGGTCCGGCCTCCTCGACCCGCTTGACGAGAACCTCCGGCGGGAGGTGGTCCGGTACGGCGAGTTCGTCCAGGCGGCCTACCACAACTTCCACTCCGACCCCGCCACGTTGGCGGACGAGGCTCCGGCCCCGCGCCACGTGGCAGTGCCGGACAGGTCTTACAGGGTGACCAAGAGTCTCTACGCCACGTCATCGGTCGGCTTGCCGAAGTGGATCGATGATGTGGCGCCAGACCTCGGGTGGATGACCCAACGGACGAGCTGCGTTGGATACGTGGCCGTCTGCGACGATCGTCGCGAGATCGCGCGGATGGGGAGGAGGGACATTGTCATCGCGCTCCGCGGGACCGCCACGTGCCTCGAGTGGGCAGAGAACGTGCGGGACCTACTGGTCCCGATTCCGGACCAAAAAAACCCAACCCACAAACAACCCAAGGTTGAATGCGGTTTCTTGAGTCTATACAATACACGTGGGGCTCACGTGCCAAGCTTGGCCGAGTCAGTAGTTGATGAAATCCACAGACTAATGGAAAAGTACAAGGGCGAGACACTAAGCATCACAGTAACTGGACACAGCCTCGGTGCGGCCTTAGCCTTACTGGTAGCCGATGAAGTGAGCACTTGCGCACCCAACGTGCCGCCGGTGGCCGTCTTCTCGTTCGGCAGCCCTCGTGTCGGCAACAGAGGCTTCACCGATCGAATCACCGCGAGAAACGTCAAGGTGTTACGCATCGTGAACAACCAAGACGTGATCACCAGGGTGCCGGGGATGTTCGTCAGCGAAGGCCTCGACAGGACCCTCAGGAACTCCAGCGCGGCCCCGGTGCTGGACGTGCTCGACAACAACATGCCGTGGGCTTACTCGCACGTAGGGACCGAATTGAGAGTGGACACGAGAATGTCGCCGTACCTAAAACCGGACGCGGACGTAGCGTGCTGCCACGACTTGGAGGCGTACTTGCATCTCGTGGACGGGTTCTTGTCGTCGAATTGCCCGTTCAGAGCGAATGCCAAGAGAAGTCTAGTGAAGTTGGTGCATGAACAAAACTCTAATGTGAAGAAATTGTACACGAATAGGGTAAAGGCCTTGAGCTTGAATATTGAGAGGGAGGGGTTCCCTATGTCAAGTTGCTTGCCTAGTCCTTCTTGA